The DNA sequence GGGATGCAATAGCCAAGTAACCGAAGATGAATCTCCGATAATAGTTGGCTAAGCCGAGAAAGGACCGAAGTTCCGGTACCTTTGTTGGAGGTTCCCAATCCTGGATAGCTTCCACCTTGTCCCTATCCATCCGGATTTCCCCATGGCTGATTGTATGCCCGAGGAACTGTACTATGGGCTGTGCAAAGCTGCATTTCTCACGTTTCACGCACAGATCATTTTCCCTTAGTACCTTGAATACCTTGCGAAGGTGCTCCGCATGGTCTTCCATATTGCTGCTGTAAACCACAATATCATCTAAATAGATGACAACAAATTGATCCAAGAAAGGATGGAATAATTTGTTCATCAAAGTGCAGAAGGTTGCAGgagcattggtcaaaccgaatggcattaccAACCATTCAAAAGCCCCATAGCGTGTAACACAAGTTGTCTTGGGCTCGTCTCTGTCGGCAATCCGCACTTGATAGTAACCTTTCCTTAAATCCATCTTGGTGAACACCTTGTCCTGCCCAAAGTGGTCAAATAAATCAGCAATGAGAGGGATATGGTACTTATTCTTCACAGTGACCTTGTTAAGGGCCCAATAATCAATACATAAGTGCATGGTACCCTCATTCTTCTTCTGAAATAAGACAGGAGCTCCGTAAGGTGCCTTGGATGGTCGTATGTGGCCAGCTTTTAGCAACTCCTTGAGTTGCTTCCTCAATTCCACTAATTCCGAGGGCGCCATGCGATAAGGCGACATGGCAGGTGGCTTTTCCCCTAGAACTAGCTCGATCTGATGATCAAATTCCCTTCGTGGTGGCAATTGTTTGGGAATTCTTCCGGCATCACGTCCTTATTATCATCAAGGACTTGCTCAATGCAGGGAGGCAATGCTACTGCCTCAAGGTAATTCTCAACGATTCCCGTCAAGGTTGCAAGAAATGTTAGTTCCCCTTTCTTGAAACTTTTCACAAGTTGCATCACTAACAGATGCATCCCATTTTGTGGTACCCGAACAAGGGGCACAATACACGAGCCTCCGGGATCGCTTATGTGAAGCTGGTTGATACGTGGCGCAATAAGTGCATTGATCTCGTACCAAAAGTCCAATCCTAGTATGATGTCAAAGACGTCCATGGGAGCAACGGTGAAGTCCGTCAATCCCTTCCAACCTCCTAAAGCAATATGTACGTTAGGAGCAAAGCCATGAACGGTAATGGGAAGGGCATTGACGGTCTTCATCAGCGTGTCGCTGGATATAAAGACAAGTCCAAGCTCCCTAGCTCGTTACTCTGTCATAAAATTATGTGTCGCACCTGTGTCCACCATGATGCGCACGTCTTTGCTGTTTAACTTGGCATCGACAAATAATGATTCACGGGGCCTCACATGAGGCGGTTGGGCAGCAACAACGGCAATGGTCATATGGTTTATCAAGGCTATATGATTGAACAAGCCTACGACCTTGTTCTTCCCTTGTCCTGCACCATCAGCTGATGCTCTTCACTCCTCGGGTTGCCTGTCAGTAGGCGCAGCAGTTTGTCCTTGCTGCTGGTAGGCTGCAACAATTGCTCCTAATTTGTTCAGCGTAGGGCAATTTCGAGCAGCATGAGAAGGGTCTCCGCAAAGATAGCAAACATCTCGCTGAGCAGCCTTTTGTGCGCCTCTTTTCCTCTTCTCATCATAATCCTTGCGGTAATTAGAAGAGTGGTTGCCTCTGTTATCGTTGTTCTGATTGGGAACAAATTTGCCTTTGCCTTGGTTGGTGTCCATCTTTGGAGCAGCAGCAACTTGGCTCCGGTTGTTATTTCCCTTGGACACTCCTGTTTGGAAATTTGACAATGATTCGGCTATTATAATAGCCTCATCGACGTTGTCGATCTGTTGCCTTTGTAATTCTTGTTTGGCCCAATACTGTAAGCTATCCAAGAAATGGAACAATAGATCCTCACTGGTCAAGTTGGGGATCTGAAGGGTGAGTTTTCCTTTACGTACTCACGGATGGAGGATGTTTGCCTAAGCTCCCTCAACTGGTGGCGAGCCTCGTGCACAACGTTTTGAGGATAAAACTGTCATTTTAGCTCCTCTTTGAACTGCTTCCATGTGTCGATGGAGCATGTTCCTTTCTCCATATCTTCCTTCTTTTTGTGCCACCAAAGTATGGCGGTTTCTGCTAAGTACATGGCTGCCATTCAGATTTTGGCAGCATCGCTGGTTATGCTTACATGTTCGAAATAAGCATCCAGCTGCCACAAGAAGTTTTCCACATCTTGAGCGCTTCTTTCACCCCGAAACTCTTTGGGTTTAGGAGCCTCAATACGTGTTTCTCGGACAGTGATGGGACCTCGTCCACTGGTTCATGTTGTCTCTTCTAGACGCagttttaaaattttaacttCTGCCTGTAAGGCAGACAAAGCCTCAGTGAGCTTGAGTTCAAGGTTGGTTAGCCCTTTATTTTTGCTCCTGAACTCTCCCTTTGACTTCTCCAAGTCCATCAAGGGAAATTGACTCAAGGGAACATATATTATTTTTGGCAGCGGCAATACGACGGTAAAAGGTCGACAGACCCTTTTCTACCATGTCAACTCTCTCATCGAAAGTTCTGGTGTCGGCCGTTTCGGGTTCCACGTAGGGTAGCAGCTCGCTAATAGGTGGAGATGCGTCTCTGGCCCTACTTTTGTCACGCTTTCGACCCATACCTCTCTGTGGTTCTGGATTCTCTTCGATCTGGTTTTCGTCTATGTTGCGATGTGAGTTCTTAGCTATGCAAGAACCTAGGCTCTGGTACCAATTGTCGCGGAACCGTTTTTCCGAGGGTTCGGCGAGGGCAGCGAAGTTAGCCTGACTGATACTTAGCTTTAACACTTAGACAATAAATAGCACAATCGTGATAAAGCAATGGCAATCACACGAAACAAGCAAGAAAGCTATGAAAGAAAGAGACTCGGATTTGGGAGGCAAGTGCCAATTTTCTTTTGTATTATGCAATATCTTATGCTTACAAAGAATGAGTATAAAGCCTATTTATAGAAACTAAAATGGCTACACAAAGGGGGTGGTTGGCAGGACTGGTAAGGCTATTCCAGCAGCTTGGTGCATTCCAGCATGGAAAGCTGCCTGGTGCATTCCAGCATGGAAAGCTGGAAATGCAGACTTAGTGGATCCTACTGTCAACCATGGCCCAGAAGGTCAAAGATGCCTTCCCACTTTCGACTGCTTGTCCCTTGGTCTGCTGACTTTGTGCCAAAGGTGCCTTCTAATGGCATCTCATGATTTCTGTTTGGCCCCAAGTGTTTTTCCACTAATGGCAGTCCGAGATTTGGGCTCGGACAAGCCACGTCGTCGCTGGAATTGCGAAAAATTAATAGGTGTGACGGCGGGGCGATGCACTATTTTTGTTGAGGAGTGTTGGGTTGTTGCCCAGTTGCAAGCTCAAAGGGACTCTTCCCGGTCGCCTCGCTGCGTTGCAAATTATAAGAGAATTGGGCTATATATAGTAGCGTAGCCCAGTCTCTTTGATTGGCGCTGACATAATGCCTCAGATAGCATTCAAGCAAGGCATTAATCCTTTTTGTTTGTCCATCtgtttgcggatgaaaacttgttGAGAAGTGAAGTTGAGTTCCCAACAAGCTGAACAATTCTTTCCAGAATGCGCCGGTGAATCGAGGATCTTGATCACTTATGATGTGCTTAGGCACACCCCAATATTTTACGATGTCCCTCAAGAATATACGTGCTGCCTCTTTAGTTTTGCAACCGGCAGTGGTGGCCGAAAATGTTGCATACTTGGTGAATCTATCGACAACCACCATAATGGTGTCAAATCCTTCTGAATTTGGCAAACACGTAATGAAGTCCATGGTTATGCTGTCCCATGAATTTGCCGCAACTAGCAGCGGCTCCAGTAAACCCCCAGGAAGCTTGGATTCCACCTTGTCTTGTTGACAAACTAGACAGGTGCGTACGTATATATCGATGTCACACCTATTAATAGATTTGACCGCTTGGGGCAGGCCAAGGTGTTCACCAAGATGGATTTGAGGAAAAGTTACTATCAAGTGCGGATTGCCGACAGAGACGAGCCCAAGACAACTTGTGTTACATGCTATGGGGATTTTGAATGGTTggtaatgccattcggtttgaCCAACGCTCCTGCAACCTTATGCACTTTGATGAACAAATTATTCCATCCTTTCTTGGATCAATTCGTTGTAATCTATTTAGATGATATTGTGGTTTACAGCAGCAATATGGAAGACCATGCGGAGCACCTTCGCAAGGTATTCAAGGTACTAAGGGAAAATGATATGTGCGTGAAACGTGAGAAATGCAGCTTCGCACAGCCCATAGTACAGTTCCTCGGGCATATAATCAGCCATGGGGAAATCCGGATGGATAGGGACAAGGTGGAAGCTATCCAAGACTGGGAAGCTCCAacaaaggtatatatatatatatataagtgccattttaattcaaattcatatttttatatatatgttttttgtatatttatatgccatcttaattaaatttaagatatattattttatgtatatttcacatgtctaagtgtcatcttaattgaaaatatattttttatgtgttaattcaatattttttttatatacgttttgtatatattaacgtatattattatcgaagtaagatctttatgttaagacaggaagaaagaaggaagagaaaaacttaagaaagataattaaaaagaaaacgaatggaacaaatttagaaaatataatggtttcggcagaaaataaaattaagaagatgaagaaaaagaaggaaagctaatagatgtagaaaaaaaaaggcatgatttttgtacaaagaattattgactttccattcaaattgcttatgtttagagattaataattaatatttctattttaatggaactgtgtgctataaatataaatatttttctgccacaactgtaatattggatttcatgctacgaatttgttatatttcttttaaattgtgaCAATTATGTAAAGTTCTCAATGAAATATCTGACTGCACTCTTGAAAAGTGTCCACCACTATTTATATTTACGCCAGAATAAATAAACATAAAATGAAACAAATTTGTCGGACTTGCATAAATGGGCTTTCCATAGCTTCTACCATTGGGCCAAATTGAAGTTCAACTCCAACATCTACATGACTAGTTATGGGACCCGAGCCCAACGTAAATGAAGAAGACTTATTAGCACTTTATTTCTAAAACCATATATATAATTGCATTTAAGAACTGCAAACTATAAGCCCCTTTAGCAAATTTCATAAAACAATTTATACCCCTCAAGTTTGCTTTAAATATCAAACTTGCTTTCAATTTCTCTTCTATGTAATTCCTTTTTACATTATAATTTTGGTCGTTTTAACTTCACGTTCAAAAATAAGcatttttatttctactaaatATTCAACTTAAGTATTTGTCGGAAATAAAAAATGCCCACTTTTGATAAAATTTAAAGGAAAAAATTGCTCATGGTATATTTTGTGGGAGTAGTTTACTCCCACCCTTAAACATAAAGGAACCTATTTCCTCCAACCGTGAGTGGGAGTTCCATTTTTTCGTTACTGTAATACTGTTATTGCACAGTTTCAACTACATTTGAAAGACCGGTAATTCCAACGTTGTTGGTTGTTTCCGTACCCCCGTTTTCAAACAGACGCAATTCGCCTCCTAAATATTTTCGAAGCTATTTATCAAAGAGGAGATACGTCTTATTTCTTTAATTTCGAATGTTGCCAATAAACCCTAGTTCCATTTTCACTCCGACGAGGTTTACCTGTTCCGCATTCCTCTCTCCTCATCCTAAGACCACCATATTCATTCGTTGCCACGCCGCCGCTGACCCACCGGCCGGCCCGTCGTCGTCCTCATTCAACTTCGTTTCCACCGCCGATGCCGCTTCCTCCCCCAGCGCCGGCAGAATTTCCCAGAACTCCGACGGCACGGCTCCGGTGGAGAAGCGAAGTTCGAGCAAAAACATGAAAATCAATGGTTGGGAAAGACCTTGGTCGCGTAATAGAGAGAGCTACTTGGCGGATGATGGGGAACCTCTTCCTCTTCCTATGACTTATCCTAACACTTCTCCTGTTTCGCCTGAGGAAATTGACCGTCGCCTTCGTTGTGATCCCCAAATTGAGGTCTTCATTTCGCTTTGCTCTATTATTTGTTTatatctttattatattattctcATTTTAGATTAATGAGAAGAAATCAAATAGCTTGCCACTACGGGGATTTGAACCTGGTCTCACATGATCCATTCCAGTTTTATTGGCCACTAAGCCACGCCTTTTGGATGTGACGTAACAATAGCAAACTATAATAAATACTAGACTCAAGCTAGTTTGAGATTAAGGCGAAATTGATTGATAGATCAATTTTCCTTCTTCAAATATCGTCAAGTTCATTGGAGCAATACACACATCCATGGCATTTCAACATTTCATGGCGTGTTTATTCTACAATTTGTTCTCTTCTCTATTTTGCACTATCTCTGAAGATTCATGTAGGGAACAATAGAAGAAAAAGATCTATATAGGCGATATATATTAGTCGAGAATATGTCTTAGACAAAGGAATCACAAAATCAACGGATTCCTTCTTAAACTTATCGGTCTAAGAAAAGAAGATTTAATAGGAAAATCCAGTTTCCTTTTTCCTATAAAGGTTTAATTAAGAATTCCAGGTGGTCCAATGGATGGATTAAGCCATTGATCATATCATAGGTCAAGGATGGAATGAAGAACTAACGTTGTTATTTATTGTaggttctattgctttctaggaGCAGGTTAGCCTTTCAAAGATTTATACTTTTAGAAAATATACAAAACTTCTAATACTTTTTATTTGTATTTGCCTGGTATTGACATGAGATGAGTTTAAATGGGGTAACGTTGTCAGTgaagattcatatagccgaccccaacttgtttAGGGCACAATTGTTGTTGTATGTATAAAAGGGACCTTTTGGAGCATTAATGCTTGTGCAGTGACTAAAAGACAACATCTTCAAGGTCAGAATTTTGTTTAGTATCTCGTGGCACAAAGTTATTGGTAAAGGTATGGGCCAAGATTGGTGAATATCCTGTCAAATGAAAATCTCTTTCACCACTAGATTACTAATAATATTGGTAGGAACCAGAATGGTATTGATCACCACAGTGTAATATCTTTGTTCAGCATAAAAGATGTTTACAAGAGTGTTAAAGTTATCCTTTGGTCGAGGTTTGTTGTTTTTCCTTTGGTCATGCTTATGTTTTGATGAAAACCCTTTGGTCATTCTTGTTACCTTAGGATTGCAAGGAAGTCGTCTATGAGTGGACTGGAAAATGTCGGAGTTGCCAAGGAACAGGATTTGTTAGTTACTATAACAAACGAGGGAAGGAGACCATCTGTAAATGCATACCTTGCCAAGGAATCGGTACAAGTACTTTACTTTTATTTCTTCTATGAATTATATTTTTAATGACACTATTTGCTTTCGCTGTTCTGCTCTACTTTGCGAGTATGGACTGCATACTGATGCATTCAAGGCTCCGATGTATATAGTATCATGCAGTAGGTCATTTATTCTTGTGTGGGACTAATTGTGAATAAGTCCCTGAAGATTAATTACACGTCAATAAGAAAGGGATGCATTAAAAGGTGCTAACTTAAGGTGCCTGAATGTGCTTACTACTTCAGTTTTGTGAGTCATTATGATGTTGTTGAATCAACAAGATGGTGCTGAAGAAAACTGTATGTGTTAGCCTTCTCATAACCCTACCCAAATTATCTATATAAGCAGCTATTATTTCTTTGCACCAAAAGTACAAATAAAGCAGAGAGGAATTCTTCAATTCCTTAAAGTGCAAACTTATTAATCTTTGCTTTTTCACTGGAGATGTTTTCTGTGGAAAAAAAACAGAGTGAAAAACTCTGCAGAAGCATGCTAAATTAACTTCGAAGAGCTCAGTCTTCTGGTGACATTCTCTTGGATATAGTCACTTTCTCATATTTGTTCTAAAacagaaagagagagagaaggaaAAGATAGGAAGTTCTAAAAGGAGCTTATGGACTAAGTGATTATGAAGGAGTAGGAAGGCCATTGATGGGAATCATCAAAATCTTTTTTGGCGTAATATACTATTCCGGTTGACTATGGTATACTCATAGTGTTTGACTATTGTAGATGTTGAtgtatgtattgtgattttggcaCCACTCTCTTTCGTAGTATTTTTAGGATAGATTATGTATAAACAATTAAGAAGCGGAGCACCAAGGATGAGGAGCAAATGTGCATtgttaacaaaaataaaaatattctttAGCTATGTTTTCTAGGAATCGCATTACTCTCCTATCCTATACGTGCACACTTCCAATAATGAAAGCGACTTTAGGGACTGTAGACCCTtttcattgttttgatcctttgcTTCTATTCATTATGTGCTTAGCTCAGTACACATTGATAGAAATTTTACAGCTTCTGAGACAAGGTACCTTCATGTTATTTTAGGTTTATTTTGTCCCCATTTAGCACCTTAGTCATTATAGTGTTCACCTAAACTTTGATATGGAGGTTTACATGAGTCGGGACCAAAACTTGTCTCTTTGTACAGATAAATTTTATGAACAAGAAGTGCATTTTCTTTGATACGAGTAGAAAAATTAAACAAAGAAGTTTCTACTTTCTTTTTCCATTCTTTGCCTCTTTTGCGTTAGTCAAGCTTACATGAGGAAAGAGCAAGGCTGAAGTGGCCGATGACTTCCATAATTTGCAACAAGAGTAATAGGGAAACTACATATTCTCATAATGAGAACTGGTGATCAGCAAAGAAATTTCATTTTGAGATTGTGGAGCAATCTGCTTTTTAATACAAAATCTTTGTGACTGCAGGTTATGTGCAGAAGATAACAGCACGAAAGGATATCGATGTGATGGAGGACTTGGATAATGGGAAACCACCTTGGCAGAAGTAAATGATCATCTAATACACATTTTTGTCTAACCTTAGCAGACATTGACGATAACTTTGAAGAGGCTTATTTATTACGGAATCGTAGTATTCTTTAAGGTGTAAAGACAGTTGCCTGACGACATATTTTCTCAGAGTCAAATAAAAGGGAGATACCATACTACATTCATAATGCAAGTAAGAAGTTCTTGGAGATCAAGGCGGGCGTTCTGTGAAGAATGATGATTATATTCTTGGTCCCATAAGTAAATGTTATTAGTTTACTTCTTCCCAACTCTAGGTGGTTAATAAATCATTGGTTATGAGATCAGGTCTCTGTTAATGTCATGCCCCTTCTATTCATTGCCTGACCTTTCGACTGTATTCTAATGTATCAGTCTTCTTTCCAGTTGGTTGTTCATATAGTAAAAGAATATCTTCTGAAACAGTCTTGACCCTCTAGATGTGTATAATCTTTAACAGATCGACTAAGTCTCAAACCCAAATCAGTTCGGATGAGTTATATGAATTCCTCTCTGCTTTATCCAAGTTCATATCATCCCAATACCTGTATATTTTTTATTGCATAACATAAAAGTTGCTGTCTAAAATTAGTTCAGATGAGTTTTTTTGGGGttgggggggtggggggtggggggaggggggtgaaGGTTTTATAGACGTACCTCATTTGTTACGATATTTTGTGGATGCTATAATGAAGTGTTGTTATAAAAGACGTATActataaataacataaaaatcggTTTCGAGAAAAATTTAGCTTTTATAGTGAATAATTGTTATATAAGATGCTGTCGGACTTATTTATATACTAGTTCTAGACACGCGCGTTGCGCGTACACCTCATATTAATGAGTACATAGTTTAtaaattacaaaaatattatttagacatatttgtgttatgaaataaaaattattaaactAAAGAAATAAACTGCCTCACTAAATTTTTTATCAGATATATGGGTTATGTATTTTGTTTAGAAGCTCGACCAGAGCAGCACGATGTGTATGTTGACTTGTATCCACATTGCTCACAGTATTTTCGCCCTTTCATGACCTTCACTTCTTTGTAGTGTAGAAAGACAAGCTTGAATCGCAAGCATATAGTTCTAATAAAATAAACAATATCTTTAACATGAAAAAAATCACAATTATATACATGACATGGCGTGGCTTCAGGCAGGTGTGAAGATCGAGCATTatggttgtaggttaggaggtagttgaacATTTTTTTACATTCCGGGCGTGAGGATTGACTGATAGGGTTTGTCTTAGATTGCTAGTGGTTAATGTTGTGTTCACACTATTCTCCCGTTTTTCTTTACTGATTATTGTTATTGCGTTTCAACTATTTTCTGGTTCTTATAATGCTGTTATTATTTCTATGATTTTTGTTGATGATACTCATATATTGTCTTTTTCGTCTTTTTCGTTTTCTTGagacgagggtctatcggaaacaacctctctattccatcggggtaggggtaaggtctgcatacacagtTACACGCTACCCTCCTCAAATCCCTTACTTGCGGGattttactggattgttgttgttgttgagtcgCAATAAAATAAGAAAGTGAGCTAGGGATACATTGCTTTTTGTAATTTCATCGTCATTATGATTGATTTTTATTTTTCCATTCATGAGGGGTAAAACTTTAGTGCTTAAGGATTCCATTACTGGTACAAAAGTCTATTGACTACtcgaaaagaaaaaacaaaagaggCACTATTTCATAGAAATAAATAACAAGTAGAGAGTATTTCTTAATCAAGATTTTTATCTTGACGGAAGCATGTAGAATCCTATTTTCCCCTTAAATTCTCTTTAAGTTGGCTACAAAAGATCCATCTTTCTTGCGATAGAAATTGAAGTACCGAAATTGCCAATCTTACATGAAACTAAACTGTAAAGAAATAACATGTACATACACCTACATAAGTAAAAAGAAATGCAGGAAATATCAGTACTCTCTTCACATAAAGTAGAAATAACCGACTAAAAGTACAGCACaattttagactcttaggctctttcatgcatttaattagaAATTGTAATATCATGTATATCTTCCATTGTTAAATTGCACTTAAATGCTTACTTGATGTCGTTATTACATGCTTTTTCTTTTATTGTCAAACATGCTTTTATATGTCTTAATTGATGttattatctctcttattgtcatGTGCCTTtttaattgttgagttattctcgtTTAAAGTTATTATTCCATGATGTATCTTCGTGTGaaattattctcatgcatttagacgtaatTGCTATTTCATACTAACTTTTTCGTTATTAAACTTATGTTTTACAATTGAATTGGAAGTTGTCTTTTCGTGGGAACACCTTCATTTAGAGCTATTAAAGTTGAAGTTAAGAAAGTTATTATCACATCGAGGTTGAAGTTGTTGCTTATTGAGATATATTTCCTTATTGAGTAATTCTTACCCATTTTGTTATCATAGAGGTTCTTGTACATAtcgtggttgagccatgggctatatgttgtggtaatattggtattgtgattctggcaagttgtggcatatggacacGTGTGATGCGAGAAGTTATTGTGTTGAAATGTTGATGCACATGCGGCGTTATGCATGGTCCt is a window from the Nicotiana tomentosiformis chromosome 10, ASM39032v3, whole genome shotgun sequence genome containing:
- the LOC104113444 gene encoding protein disulfide-isomerase SCO2-like, coding for MLPINPSSIFTPTRFTCSAFLSPHPKTTIFIRCHAAADPPAGPSSSSFNFVSTADAASSPSAGRISQNSDGTAPVEKRSSSKNMKINGWERPWSRNRESYLADDGEPLPLPMTYPNTSPVSPEEIDRRLRCDPQIEDCKEVVYEWTGKCRSCQGTGFVSYYNKRGKETICKCIPCQGIGYVQKITARKDIDVMEDLDNGKPPWQK